Proteins from a genomic interval of Sulfurospirillum oryzae:
- a CDS encoding ATP-binding protein: MKDFEAAKEFFKDTVDPSFYFDSISAEIARNKLKEAIGNPAIPLIFIVGDPGVGKSHIMRVMHYSAAMSSLSILIEHPFFDPRDLFKALYEARGMPFDKSKSQGEFMDELFEAYVGTLCTIFIDEAQLLNNDQFEFLRILSDTKLFQFVLAMHKDEGMALLAKKQFKTRTKLVIEYGNLEENEILRYIHTLFMGHVHGEIALMFSRNEARVIARYAKGNFRTIKKFLYTLMKLLDYAQKKGLSKYRKLNSCLLTMAALDIGLIYDK, from the coding sequence ATGAAAGATTTTGAAGCCGCTAAAGAGTTCTTTAAAGATACGGTTGATCCTTCGTTTTATTTTGATAGTATTAGTGCTGAAATCGCTCGAAATAAGCTTAAAGAAGCTATTGGAAACCCTGCAATCCCACTTATTTTCATTGTTGGCGATCCGGGTGTTGGCAAAAGCCACATTATGCGGGTTATGCACTATTCAGCGGCAATGAGTTCGCTTAGTATTTTAATTGAACACCCTTTTTTCGACCCACGAGACCTTTTTAAAGCACTTTATGAAGCCAGAGGCATGCCTTTTGATAAAAGCAAAAGCCAAGGTGAATTTATGGATGAGCTTTTTGAAGCTTATGTGGGTACACTTTGTACCATTTTCATTGATGAGGCGCAACTTCTCAATAATGATCAGTTTGAGTTTCTTCGCATTTTAAGCGATACAAAGCTTTTTCAATTCGTCCTTGCCATGCATAAAGACGAAGGTATGGCACTGCTTGCAAAAAAGCAGTTTAAAACGCGCACAAAGTTGGTCATTGAGTATGGTAATCTTGAAGAAAATGAGATACTACGCTACATCCACACTCTTTTTATGGGACATGTGCATGGTGAGATCGCACTGATGTTTTCCAGAAATGAGGCGAGGGTTATTGCTCGGTATGCTAAAGGCAATTTTCGTACCATCAAAAAATTTCTTTACACGCTTATGAAACTACTCGATTATGCGCAGAAAAAAGGGCTCTCTAAGTACCGAAAACTGAACAGTTGTCTCTTAACAATGGCAGCGCTAGACATAGGACTTATTTATGACAAGTAG
- a CDS encoding ATP-dependent DNA helicase — translation MNLAQKLIDILKKDNVLLTGGAGVGKSYLVGEIVMELRKIGKQIVVLGSTGVSAVNVGGQTLHSFFAFGICNHLDELSRHDRYAKARLAEIKKVLTRCDLLVIDEISMVSADLLDMIYYRLRNAGFEGSVLFVGDFFQLPPVSKAKNDSLWGGFEYAFESSSWNAFEPVVVELTITKRTHDVLFFSHLGKIRRGILDSDTLEYLEALRTNVGVWDDDPTVLFGRNKEAEMLNIQKLAQIESEPIVLKAKEKVHEQSLHVNKIEGWKNALPIPVDLTLKVGAKVLFCTNKWGKYYNGERGIIKAIDANEVVVEKAGELIKVERQEYTLHENVVMEGEVKEKPLVSIEQFPLKLAYAITIHKSQGMSIDSLVCNINNIFEKSQFYVAISRARYPKQLLLDYHYQRFYEHLTRCVQVSPKVGEFYQKSDILRIEEIKSDSLFDEF, via the coding sequence TTGAACTTAGCACAAAAACTCATCGATATCTTAAAAAAAGACAATGTACTGCTTACGGGCGGTGCAGGAGTTGGCAAGAGTTATCTCGTCGGTGAAATAGTTATGGAGCTACGAAAAATCGGTAAACAAATCGTCGTTTTAGGCAGTACAGGTGTGAGCGCAGTCAATGTTGGCGGTCAAACTTTGCACAGCTTTTTTGCTTTTGGCATCTGCAATCATCTTGATGAATTGAGTCGTCATGACCGTTATGCTAAAGCAAGGCTTGCCGAAATCAAAAAAGTGCTCACAAGATGCGATCTTTTGGTGATTGATGAGATTAGCATGGTTTCGGCTGATTTGCTTGATATGATTTATTATCGTTTGCGCAATGCGGGGTTTGAGGGAAGTGTGCTTTTTGTGGGCGATTTTTTCCAACTTCCTCCTGTCTCAAAAGCAAAAAACGACTCTTTGTGGGGCGGTTTTGAGTATGCGTTTGAAAGCAGTTCATGGAATGCCTTTGAGCCTGTGGTGGTGGAGCTCACCATCACCAAACGTACACACGATGTGCTTTTCTTCTCCCACCTTGGAAAGATACGACGAGGCATACTGGATAGCGACACACTCGAATACTTAGAAGCTTTGCGTACCAATGTCGGTGTGTGGGACGATGACCCAACGGTTTTGTTTGGTAGAAACAAAGAAGCGGAGATGCTCAATATCCAGAAATTAGCGCAGATTGAAAGTGAGCCGATTGTCCTTAAAGCCAAAGAAAAAGTGCATGAGCAGTCTTTACATGTAAACAAAATCGAGGGGTGGAAAAACGCGCTTCCCATTCCTGTCGACTTGACGTTAAAAGTGGGTGCAAAGGTGCTGTTTTGTACCAATAAATGGGGCAAATACTACAATGGCGAGCGAGGCATCATCAAAGCGATTGATGCAAATGAGGTCGTTGTGGAAAAAGCAGGAGAGCTCATTAAAGTGGAGCGCCAAGAGTACACGCTGCATGAAAATGTGGTGATGGAGGGCGAAGTCAAAGAAAAACCACTCGTTTCCATCGAGCAGTTCCCCCTCAAACTGGCGTATGCCATCACAATTCATAAAAGCCAAGGCATGAGCATCGACTCATTGGTCTGCAACATCAACAACATTTTTGAAAAGAGTCAGTTTTATGTAGCGATTTCAAGAGCACGTTACCCAAAACAGCTTTTGCTCGACTATCATTATCAGCGTTTTTATGAGCATTTGACGCGGTGTGTGCAAGTCTCACCCAAAGTAGGGGAGTTTTATCAAAAATCAGATATTTTGAGAATTGAAGAGATTAAGAGCGATTCACTTTTTGATGAATTTTGA
- a CDS encoding NifB/NifX family molybdenum-iron cluster-binding protein — protein sequence MTIIFPTMKDDGLGAKRGAHFGKATFYTAVVVIDGIVQEVSVHKNPGHVTGGCANAVSNIQALGADTLVVSGIGGEPLKKFLSVGIDVYFDDKNDTVEDALRDFIAGKTAKINPDHSCNHHH from the coding sequence ATGACTATAATATTCCCTACAATGAAAGATGATGGACTTGGAGCAAAACGTGGAGCACACTTTGGCAAAGCAACTTTTTATACGGCTGTTGTGGTCATAGATGGGATTGTTCAAGAGGTAAGTGTCCACAAAAACCCAGGTCATGTCACAGGCGGCTGTGCAAATGCGGTTTCTAACATTCAAGCCCTAGGTGCTGATACACTTGTTGTTTCAGGCATTGGCGGTGAGCCACTTAAAAAGTTTTTGAGTGTTGGAATTGATGTCTATTTTGATGATAAAAATGATACCGTTGAAGACGCACTACGTGACTTTATAGCAGGCAAAACAGCTAAGATCAATCCAGATCATAGCTGTAACCATCATCATTAA
- a CDS encoding DUF1737 domain-containing protein, protein MQYKLITGPDDSTFCARITEFLNNGWKLHGNPAVTFNGQTVIAAQAIVKEDDKDVKACGFTK, encoded by the coding sequence ATGCAATACAAACTTATTACAGGACCCGATGATTCGACTTTTTGTGCGAGGATTACGGAGTTTTTAAATAACGGTTGGAAGTTACACGGAAACCCAGCTGTAACGTTTAATGGTCAAACAGTGATCGCCGCGCAAGCGATTGTGAAAGAAGATGACAAGGATGTCAAGGCGTGTGGATTTACCAAATAG
- a CDS encoding hydrogenase-4 component G → MNLEISYESKGLITYSQSNQDVNAKDKKLTTGKQITNSYLADYMAKVTSESKTTFGTQADTFTLADIGYKGKPIGQLSQDEAKALVADDGFFGIPQTSARIADFVIQGAGDDLSKLQAGRSGMLQGFSEAEKLWGGKLPEISYTTMQKALEKVDARIAELGGKVLDTSV, encoded by the coding sequence ATGAATCTGGAAATTTCGTATGAATCAAAAGGCTTGATAACCTACTCACAAAGCAATCAAGACGTCAACGCTAAAGATAAAAAACTGACGACGGGTAAGCAGATTACCAACAGTTATTTAGCAGACTATATGGCGAAAGTTACCTCTGAGTCTAAAACGACTTTTGGCACACAAGCGGATACGTTTACTCTTGCTGATATTGGTTATAAGGGTAAGCCTATCGGACAGCTTAGTCAGGATGAAGCAAAGGCTTTGGTAGCGGATGATGGTTTTTTTGGTATTCCTCAAACGAGTGCTCGTATTGCGGATTTTGTAATTCAAGGTGCGGGAGATGACCTCTCTAAACTTCAAGCAGGACGCTCTGGAATGCTTCAAGGTTTTAGTGAAGCTGAAAAGCTTTGGGGTGGAAAATTACCCGAAATTAGTTATACTACGATGCAAAAAGCACTTGAAAAAGTCGATGCACGTATTGCAGAGCTTGGTGGTAAAGTGCTGGATACATCCGTTTAA
- a CDS encoding SH3 domain-containing protein, translating into MISIRHIFLFTCSLFVVTGCALKEPSAETFVAQKTASKEMLLYPQNVDFLAQNITPQSVAQNDFTYRYYSPWFRTHVSTNKEDALWANKSYGLKNRYYGENLQLIDGAEIDAIINATNVEAYGSINAHAIMIQNAQMRNLPTDKPFFKKTTLPGEGYPFDYLQTSRIHVAEPIIISHYSKDGAWAFIESSFASGWIPFESFVLVDAKERTEFLSAIKIAITKDNVPLYNGKQRFITYAKVGAILPILSEDDDFFHAYMYTRDATFNAQRLELRIPKSFAQTVPISFNKENLSQIGDALLGEKYGWGGFLANRDCSAMTRDFLSPFGIWIPRNSGAQKSFGEYVSLKDLTPKEKEAMILKNGIAFLSLIYLKGHIMLYAGEFEGKALVMQNIWGVRTMEEGKEGRNVIGKAIISDLYVGANQPNVPENGLLINRVEGITIKPANTKSNNLVQKYPSIKTIKDNTVFFMNGSSLPYDDKKVKTFDELLENADIEDMFSQKYPAFAPITEPALNDDPGRFRNDAFLKKLYGSSKSEIEKNLTTVNWLPNHGGKKLQFNKNENASAQLQKVSDELDKLPEEYMKYLKKVDGTYYFRKIAKTERLSAHSYGIAIDLDTHYSRYWQWDKTHSFHNEFPKEIIDIFEKHGFIWGGRWYHYDTMHFEYRPELFESID; encoded by the coding sequence ATGATTTCAATTCGACATATTTTTCTTTTTACATGTAGCCTTTTTGTGGTCACAGGTTGTGCTTTAAAAGAGCCATCAGCTGAAACGTTTGTTGCGCAAAAAACCGCTTCAAAAGAGATGCTTCTTTACCCTCAAAATGTGGACTTTTTAGCGCAAAACATCACGCCCCAAAGCGTAGCACAAAACGATTTTACCTATCGCTACTATTCGCCATGGTTTAGAACGCATGTCAGCACGAACAAAGAAGATGCACTCTGGGCGAACAAGTCGTATGGACTGAAAAATCGTTACTATGGCGAAAACTTACAACTCATAGATGGTGCAGAGATCGATGCCATCATCAACGCTACGAATGTGGAAGCGTATGGAAGCATCAATGCTCATGCCATTATGATTCAAAATGCGCAAATGCGTAACCTCCCCACTGACAAGCCTTTTTTCAAAAAAACGACCTTACCAGGAGAGGGTTATCCGTTTGATTACTTGCAAACGTCACGCATTCATGTTGCCGAGCCTATTATCATCTCGCACTACAGTAAAGACGGTGCTTGGGCATTTATTGAGAGCTCTTTTGCCTCTGGCTGGATTCCTTTTGAGAGCTTTGTGCTTGTCGATGCTAAAGAGCGCACAGAATTTTTGAGTGCCATAAAAATCGCCATCACAAAAGACAATGTGCCTCTTTACAATGGAAAACAACGGTTCATCACGTATGCAAAAGTGGGAGCCATCTTGCCCATTCTAAGTGAAGACGATGACTTTTTTCATGCCTACATGTACACACGAGACGCTACTTTTAATGCTCAAAGACTAGAACTTCGCATCCCAAAAAGTTTTGCACAAACCGTACCTATAAGCTTTAACAAAGAAAATCTCAGTCAAATCGGAGATGCCCTTTTAGGCGAAAAATACGGTTGGGGAGGCTTTCTTGCAAACCGTGACTGCTCAGCCATGACGCGTGATTTTCTCTCTCCTTTTGGTATCTGGATTCCCCGTAATTCTGGCGCTCAAAAGAGTTTTGGAGAGTACGTCTCACTCAAAGATTTAACACCCAAGGAGAAAGAAGCGATGATACTCAAAAATGGCATAGCCTTTTTAAGCCTCATATACCTCAAAGGACACATTATGCTCTATGCAGGTGAATTTGAAGGTAAAGCCCTGGTGATGCAAAACATTTGGGGTGTACGCACCATGGAAGAAGGCAAAGAGGGTCGCAATGTTATCGGTAAAGCCATCATCTCAGACCTTTATGTAGGAGCTAACCAACCCAACGTGCCTGAAAATGGACTGCTCATCAACCGCGTTGAAGGAATAACAATCAAACCAGCGAATACAAAGAGCAACAATCTGGTTCAAAAATACCCTAGTATAAAGACTATCAAAGATAACACTGTCTTTTTTATGAATGGAAGCTCACTCCCGTATGATGACAAAAAAGTAAAAACATTTGACGAATTGCTTGAAAATGCAGATATCGAAGATATGTTTAGCCAAAAATACCCCGCCTTTGCACCCATCACAGAGCCCGCGCTCAATGACGACCCAGGACGTTTTCGCAATGACGCATTTTTGAAAAAGCTCTATGGTTCCAGTAAAAGCGAGATCGAAAAAAATCTCACGACGGTAAACTGGCTTCCAAACCACGGTGGCAAAAAACTGCAATTTAACAAAAACGAAAACGCGAGCGCACAACTACAAAAAGTCTCTGATGAGTTAGACAAATTGCCCGAAGAGTACATGAAGTACCTCAAAAAAGTCGATGGTACCTACTATTTTCGTAAAATTGCAAAAACAGAACGCTTAAGTGCACATAGTTACGGTATTGCCATCGACCTTGACACCCACTACTCACGCTACTGGCAGTGGGACAAAACCCATAGTTTTCATAATGAATTTCCCAAAGAGATCATCGATATTTTTGAAAAACACGGCTTTATTTGGGGAGGAAGATGGTACCACTACGACACCATGCACTTTGAGTATCGCCCTGAGTTGTTTGAAAGCATTGACTAA
- a CDS encoding CDC27 family protein: protein MTSSRFEELERRCAKLKKTRFIRIVFVIAFLFLIAFGSYYWVNYGAKEPLMVSATTTTPQEVALIPAPPILSDQNESNLSAIETAILSQEPKEESLFLAPHIYKNDVKLPAEEAQEAKRSLMEEQSLLKRYNAEQNFANAYALAHFYFERKAYGEVILWAKEASKHDSRSDKSWILYAKAKFYLGERAEAIRSLELFLGYINSKEAQELLNFYKGQE from the coding sequence ATGACAAGTAGTCGTTTTGAAGAGTTAGAGAGACGCTGCGCCAAGCTTAAAAAGACGCGATTTATTCGCATAGTCTTTGTAATTGCATTTTTGTTTTTAATAGCTTTTGGTAGTTATTATTGGGTAAATTATGGTGCGAAAGAGCCACTTATGGTTTCTGCTACAACCACCACGCCACAAGAAGTAGCGCTCATCCCTGCTCCTCCAATTCTTAGTGATCAAAATGAGAGCAATTTATCGGCTATTGAAACGGCAATTTTATCCCAAGAACCAAAGGAAGAATCCCTTTTCTTAGCACCACATATTTACAAAAATGACGTCAAACTTCCAGCAGAAGAAGCTCAAGAAGCGAAACGTTCTTTGATGGAAGAGCAGTCGCTTTTGAAGCGGTATAATGCAGAGCAAAATTTTGCTAACGCCTATGCTTTGGCACATTTTTATTTTGAAAGAAAAGCCTATGGCGAGGTCATTCTTTGGGCAAAAGAGGCAAGTAAACACGACTCACGTTCGGATAAGTCATGGATATTGTATGCAAAAGCAAAGTTTTATCTAGGGGAACGAGCGGAGGCTATAAGGTCTTTGGAACTTTTTTTAGGCTATATTAATTCTAAAGAAGCGCAAGAGCTTCTAAATTTTTACAAAGGACAAGAATGA
- a CDS encoding ATP-dependent nuclease: MISSLKLKFGRTPESQPHPIEVTPITVFVGPNNSGKSKILSEIHQYCRSGNKDATAVILDSIDFSGLRNNDNIQAIENIIQLPKTGEALNLDHIFINGLYGRQQVPRITLEQFVQNPSQNLTCFCQWFLTNYTLLLDGRSRINLVNSQSASDLQLSPQSSFQVLFRDDKKRHEVRRIVYEALGLYFVIDPTNLGNLRIRLSQRPPINDLEERGIHTEAVNFHANALLIDSASDGVKAFTGIVTEIIAGDPKVLLIDEPEAFLHPSLASKLGYEVSKAAISTNKRVFISTHSPAFVMGCIQSGVPINIIRLTYRSHVATSRVLPSTEILELMRNPLLRSTGVLSGLFYEFVVVTESDSDRAFYQEINERLLRFKPEWGIPNCLFINAQNKQTVQTILKPLRQLGIPAVGIVDIDIVKEGGTNWTNLLKSANVPEIAQGSLATLRASVKKAMDNTGKDMKKNGGITILEKENQEAAAHLLKQLADYGIFIVPNGELESWLKDLNIAGHGSTWLINIFEKMGEDTESHEYLKPSSNDVWAFIQNIRIWLFDPHRKGIPE; encoded by the coding sequence ATGATTTCTTCTTTAAAACTAAAATTTGGACGAACTCCTGAATCGCAACCACATCCAATTGAAGTAACACCTATTACAGTCTTTGTTGGACCAAATAATTCTGGTAAAAGTAAAATTCTCTCAGAAATTCACCAATATTGTAGAAGCGGAAATAAAGATGCAACAGCAGTTATTCTTGATAGTATAGATTTTTCTGGACTTAGGAATAACGACAATATTCAAGCAATTGAAAATATCATACAGTTACCAAAGACAGGAGAGGCACTTAACCTTGATCATATTTTTATTAATGGTCTATATGGGCGTCAACAAGTTCCACGTATTACATTAGAACAATTCGTACAAAATCCATCTCAAAACTTAACTTGTTTTTGTCAATGGTTTCTTACTAATTATACTTTACTTCTTGATGGAAGAAGTAGAATCAATCTTGTTAATTCACAAAGTGCTTCGGATTTGCAACTATCTCCACAATCTAGTTTTCAAGTTCTTTTTAGAGATGATAAAAAGCGTCATGAAGTTCGCCGTATTGTTTATGAAGCACTCGGTTTGTATTTTGTGATAGACCCAACTAATTTAGGTAATCTACGCATCCGGTTATCACAACGACCACCAATAAACGATTTAGAAGAGCGGGGGATTCATACTGAAGCTGTAAATTTTCATGCCAATGCTCTATTAATAGATAGTGCAAGTGATGGTGTCAAAGCTTTTACAGGAATTGTAACTGAAATTATTGCTGGAGACCCAAAAGTTTTACTTATTGATGAGCCAGAAGCATTTTTACATCCTTCATTAGCATCAAAACTTGGGTATGAAGTATCAAAAGCCGCGATATCCACAAATAAAAGAGTTTTTATTTCAACCCATAGTCCCGCTTTTGTAATGGGTTGTATTCAGTCTGGTGTCCCTATTAATATCATACGATTGACATATAGATCTCATGTTGCAACATCAAGAGTATTGCCAAGCACAGAAATCTTAGAACTTATGAGAAATCCTTTACTTCGTTCAACAGGCGTACTAAGTGGTCTTTTTTATGAATTTGTTGTTGTTACAGAATCCGATAGTGATCGTGCATTTTACCAAGAAATCAATGAGCGTCTTTTGAGGTTTAAGCCTGAATGGGGAATACCTAACTGTTTATTTATTAATGCACAAAATAAACAAACAGTACAAACCATATTAAAACCACTTCGACAGCTCGGTATCCCTGCCGTGGGAATAGTTGATATTGATATAGTTAAAGAGGGTGGTACGAACTGGACAAATTTACTGAAAAGTGCGAATGTCCCAGAAATTGCGCAGGGAAGCCTTGCTACATTACGAGCTTCTGTGAAAAAAGCAATGGATAATACTGGAAAAGATATGAAAAAAAATGGAGGAATAACTATTCTGGAAAAAGAAAATCAGGAAGCCGCAGCACATTTATTAAAACAGCTTGCTGATTACGGAATATTTATCGTCCCTAACGGTGAATTAGAATCATGGCTCAAAGATTTAAATATTGCAGGGCATGGATCAACATGGCTAATCAATATATTTGAAAAGATGGGCGAAGATACAGAATCACATGAATATCTCAAACCATCTTCAAATGATGTATGGGCTTTTATTCAAAATATAAGAATATGGCTTTTTGATCCACATAGAAAAGGAATTCCTGAATAA
- a CDS encoding ATP-dependent helicase, with translation MPLSRLNAEQKSAATAPSGHNLIIASAGTGKTSTIVARIAHLLHQGIQPSRILLLTFTNKAAAEMLERVGVFFGKNITSQIESGTFHAVSYRLLKKLGRNIVLKQPKDLKILLKSIHDRRRFDHIDSGAKAYSAAYLYDIFSLYQNSTVTQSFTEWLESNDSEHGLFFDIYEDIFEEFQALKREFGYVDFNDLLILMRDTLKTTDTLSFDEVLIDEYQDTNTLQGSLIDAFRSKSLFCVGDYDQSIYAFNGANIDIIGSFGTRYPNANVFTLNKNYRSSHKILSLANRVIEKNPRLYEKRLEVTRDGAFEAPKLLIYDELFSQYQSISSLIKHSTHAPADIAVIFRNNSTADGIEATLREQGIACKRKGGISFFDSAEVKAMLDLVGVVVNPKDMMAFIHTFEYARGVGSSLSKELFDGLFKLGDGNIYQGFFHPRGDVEDIFKKRAKNHQLGLFDDILDLGSVSRFYNLGFEELFLSSPILKHPKLTTDGAKFLHQFYKFMKHATRIKTPQSLINHVLSSEVFSAIAEVLAVKRTIKKDGSVDEKLKTEARARIFRKGHLLKDLASSYASSERFLNALTLGSNEMSEGEGVNLLSIHASKGLEFKEVYVIDLMDGRFPNRKLMQKGGSLEEERRLFYVATTRAKDMLILSYAKYDKIKKISYTHSPFLVEAGMVQ, from the coding sequence ATGCCTCTTAGTCGACTCAATGCTGAGCAAAAAAGTGCTGCAACTGCACCCTCAGGACATAATCTTATTATTGCCAGTGCTGGAACGGGTAAAACCTCGACGATTGTAGCGAGAATTGCGCATCTTTTACATCAAGGCATTCAGCCATCTCGTATTTTACTGCTTACCTTTACCAACAAAGCTGCCGCTGAGATGCTTGAGCGTGTCGGTGTTTTCTTTGGTAAAAATATTACCTCGCAAATTGAATCAGGTACGTTTCATGCGGTGAGTTACCGTCTTTTGAAAAAACTTGGACGAAATATTGTTCTCAAACAACCAAAAGACCTCAAAATTTTACTTAAAAGTATTCACGATAGACGCAGATTTGACCATATAGATTCGGGTGCAAAAGCCTACAGTGCGGCTTATCTTTACGATATTTTTTCACTCTACCAGAACAGTACGGTAACGCAAAGCTTTACAGAATGGCTTGAGTCAAACGACAGTGAACATGGTCTCTTTTTTGACATCTATGAAGACATTTTTGAAGAGTTTCAAGCGCTCAAACGAGAATTTGGGTATGTTGATTTTAACGATCTTTTGATCTTAATGCGTGATACACTCAAAACGACCGATACGCTTAGTTTTGATGAAGTCTTGATTGATGAGTACCAAGATACAAATACGTTGCAAGGCTCGCTTATTGACGCTTTTCGCTCAAAGTCACTTTTTTGTGTGGGAGATTATGACCAGAGTATTTATGCGTTTAATGGCGCAAATATCGACATTATAGGCTCTTTTGGTACACGTTATCCTAATGCCAATGTCTTTACACTCAATAAAAACTACCGCTCTTCACATAAAATTCTCTCTTTAGCCAACCGTGTCATTGAAAAAAATCCAAGACTGTATGAAAAAAGGCTTGAAGTAACACGCGATGGGGCGTTTGAAGCACCAAAACTGTTGATCTATGATGAGCTTTTTTCACAGTATCAGTCTATATCTTCACTGATTAAACACTCCACACATGCACCTGCGGATATTGCCGTTATTTTTCGAAACAACTCCACAGCCGATGGTATTGAAGCAACGCTTAGGGAACAAGGGATTGCCTGTAAACGAAAAGGTGGCATTAGCTTTTTTGACTCGGCGGAAGTGAAAGCGATGCTCGATCTTGTGGGTGTTGTGGTGAATCCTAAAGATATGATGGCATTTATCCATACCTTTGAATACGCTAGAGGTGTGGGAAGTTCGCTCTCAAAAGAGCTTTTTGATGGTCTTTTTAAACTGGGAGATGGCAACATTTACCAAGGCTTTTTTCATCCAAGAGGCGATGTCGAAGATATTTTTAAAAAACGTGCTAAAAACCACCAATTAGGGCTTTTTGATGACATTCTTGATCTTGGCAGTGTGAGTCGTTTTTACAATCTAGGCTTTGAAGAGCTTTTTCTCTCAAGTCCTATTTTAAAACATCCAAAACTCACGACTGATGGAGCCAAATTTCTACATCAATTTTATAAGTTTATGAAGCATGCGACGCGAATTAAAACACCCCAAAGCCTTATCAATCATGTTTTAAGCTCGGAAGTTTTTAGCGCGATTGCTGAAGTGCTGGCGGTTAAGCGTACCATCAAAAAAGATGGTAGTGTTGATGAAAAATTAAAAACAGAAGCACGTGCGCGTATTTTTCGCAAAGGTCACCTACTAAAAGACTTGGCGAGCAGTTACGCTTCAAGCGAGCGTTTTTTAAACGCACTTACTTTGGGAAGCAATGAAATGAGCGAAGGTGAGGGTGTAAACCTGCTCAGTATTCATGCGAGTAAAGGGCTTGAGTTTAAAGAGGTGTATGTCATCGACCTTATGGACGGGCGTTTCCCTAACCGAAAACTGATGCAAAAAGGTGGCAGTTTGGAAGAAGAACGCCGTCTTTTTTACGTGGCAACCACGCGTGCTAAAGACATGCTAATTCTCTCTTACGCGAAGTATGACAAAATTAAAAAGATTAGCTATACCCATTCTCCATTTTTAGTTGAAGCGGGAATGGTACAATAG
- the rhuM gene encoding RhuM family protein → MEHQNVILYTDDKGQVSLEVSLENETVWLSQKQMAELFDKNVKTINEHIGNVFKEGELEQNSVIRNFRITANDGKTYDVAHYNLDVIISVGYRVKSKRGTQFRIWASRILKDYLIKGYALNHQRINTQSLNELTATMELVRKSIESKELSSNEAKGLLDIINNYAKTWALLQGYDSDALHALQGTLNQRFILDYDEAKNAIFELKKDLMVKGDATELFGNEKAGEFKGALLNIYQTFGGVDLLPSIEEKAANLLYYVIKDHAFSDGNKRIGSFLFILFLHKNGIAYKANGESKINDNALVSLALLVAASEPNQKELIVKLIVNILSETD, encoded by the coding sequence ATGGAGCATCAAAACGTCATTCTTTATACCGATGACAAGGGTCAAGTTAGCTTAGAAGTCAGTTTAGAGAATGAGACGGTTTGGCTGAGTCAAAAACAGATGGCGGAGCTTTTTGACAAAAATGTAAAAACAATCAATGAGCATATTGGGAATGTGTTTAAAGAAGGTGAATTAGAACAAAATTCAGTTATCCGGAATTTCCGGATAACTGCCAATGATGGTAAAACTTATGATGTAGCACATTACAACCTTGATGTCATTATCTCTGTTGGGTATCGTGTAAAGTCTAAGCGTGGTACGCAGTTTCGTATCTGGGCAAGTAGAATTCTCAAAGACTACCTTATCAAAGGCTATGCCCTCAACCACCAACGCATCAATACTCAAAGTTTAAATGAACTGACCGCCACGATGGAGTTGGTGCGCAAGAGCATCGAAAGCAAAGAACTGAGTAGCAATGAAGCCAAAGGCTTGCTTGACATCATCAACAACTACGCCAAAACATGGGCATTGCTTCAAGGTTATGACTCAGATGCTCTTCATGCACTTCAAGGCACGCTAAATCAGCGGTTTATTTTAGACTATGATGAAGCCAAAAATGCTATTTTTGAGCTTAAAAAAGACCTAATGGTAAAAGGCGATGCGACAGAACTTTTTGGCAATGAAAAAGCAGGGGAATTTAAAGGCGCACTGCTCAATATTTATCAAACGTTTGGTGGGGTCGATCTGCTTCCAAGCATCGAAGAAAAAGCGGCAAATTTGCTCTATTATGTCATCAAAGATCATGCTTTTTCAGATGGTAATAAACGCATTGGTTCGTTTTTGTTTATTCTTTTTTTACATAAAAATGGCATTGCTTACAAGGCAAATGGTGAGTCAAAAATAAACGATAATGCGCTAGTCTCACTTGCTCTTCTCGTGGCAGCAAGTGAGCCAAACCAAAAAGAGCTAATAGTAAAGCTTATTGTCAATATTTTAAGCGAAACAGATTAA